From one Streptomyces sp. CA-210063 genomic stretch:
- a CDS encoding roadblock/LC7 domain-containing protein, protein MTAPKAQGPHATGTSGELNWLLDDLVERVASIRKALVLSSDGLPTGVSADLTREDSEHLAAVSSGFHSLAKGVGRHFEAGSVRQTVVELDEAFLFVTAAGDGSCLAVLADADADIGQVAYEMTLLVKRVGVHLGSAPRTDVPQGG, encoded by the coding sequence ATGACCGCACCGAAGGCCCAAGGGCCCCACGCGACCGGAACGTCCGGGGAACTGAACTGGCTCCTGGACGACCTGGTGGAGCGTGTCGCCAGCATCCGCAAGGCGCTCGTGCTCTCCAGCGACGGACTGCCCACGGGCGTCTCCGCGGACCTCACCAGAGAGGACAGCGAGCACCTGGCCGCCGTCTCCTCCGGATTCCACAGCCTCGCCAAGGGCGTCGGCCGCCACTTCGAGGCGGGCAGCGTCCGGCAGACCGTCGTCGAACTCGACGAGGCCTTCCTCTTCGTCACGGCCGCCGGCGACGGCAGCTGCCTCGCCGTCCTCGCGGACGCCGACGCGGACATCGGCCAGGTCGCCTACGAGATGACCCTCCTGGTCAAGCGGGTCGGCGTACATCTCGGCTCCGCCCCGCGCACCGATGTGCCCCAGGGCGGGTAG
- a CDS encoding GMC family oxidoreductase, which produces MKADEFDYVVVGGGTAGNVVAARLSEDPSVTVCVLEAGPSDVGDDDVMKLERWMGLLESGYDWDYPVEPQASGNSFMRHARAKVLGGCSSHNSCIAFWAPAEDLDDWAAAGCTGWSAADLFPLYQRLENNDAPGDHHGRTGPVKLRTIKSEDPCGNALLEACVQAGIPTTPFNTGTTVVRGANWFQINSDENNIRQSSSVAYLHPIMGKRPNLEVRTGVRAKKLVFEGRRCVGAEYLDPDLIHTRTVRARREVIVSCGSIDTPKILMLSGIGPAEHLREVGVDVVVDSAGVGENLQDHPEGVIMWEAAQPMPTTSNQWWEAGIFYDTEPGLDRPDLMFHYGSVPFDMNTARHGYPTSENAFCLTPNVTRAKSRGTVRLRTRDYRDKPKVDPRYFTHEHDVRVMTYGLRLARQIAAQPALSGWAGAELAPGPDVRTDDELLDYIHKTHNTVYHPSCTVKMGADDDTSAPLDARLRVKGVEGLRVADGSVMPDLVTVNPCITTMMIGEKCADLLKADA; this is translated from the coding sequence ATGAAGGCAGATGAGTTCGACTATGTCGTGGTCGGCGGCGGCACCGCGGGAAACGTGGTGGCGGCCCGGCTCTCCGAGGATCCGTCGGTCACGGTGTGCGTACTGGAGGCGGGACCCAGTGACGTCGGCGACGACGACGTCATGAAGCTGGAACGCTGGATGGGCCTGCTGGAGTCCGGCTACGACTGGGACTATCCGGTCGAGCCGCAGGCCAGCGGCAACAGCTTCATGCGCCATGCGAGAGCGAAGGTGCTCGGCGGCTGTTCCTCCCACAACTCCTGCATCGCCTTCTGGGCACCGGCGGAGGACCTCGACGACTGGGCGGCCGCGGGCTGTACGGGCTGGTCCGCGGCCGACCTCTTCCCGCTCTACCAGCGGCTCGAGAACAACGACGCGCCCGGCGACCACCACGGCCGCACCGGGCCCGTGAAGCTCCGCACGATCAAGAGCGAGGACCCGTGCGGCAACGCCCTGCTGGAGGCGTGCGTCCAGGCGGGTATCCCGACGACGCCCTTCAACACGGGTACGACGGTGGTCCGGGGTGCCAACTGGTTCCAGATCAACTCCGACGAGAACAACATCCGGCAGTCCTCGTCGGTGGCGTATCTGCACCCGATCATGGGCAAGCGCCCGAACCTGGAGGTGCGCACCGGGGTCCGCGCCAAGAAACTGGTGTTCGAAGGGCGGCGCTGCGTCGGAGCCGAGTATCTGGACCCGGACCTCATCCACACCCGGACGGTACGCGCCCGGCGTGAGGTCATCGTCTCCTGCGGCTCCATCGACACCCCCAAGATCCTGATGCTCTCCGGCATCGGCCCCGCGGAACACCTGCGCGAGGTGGGCGTGGACGTGGTCGTGGACTCGGCGGGCGTCGGCGAGAACCTCCAGGACCACCCCGAGGGCGTCATCATGTGGGAGGCCGCCCAGCCGATGCCCACCACGTCCAACCAGTGGTGGGAGGCGGGCATCTTCTACGACACCGAACCGGGCCTGGACCGGCCGGACCTGATGTTCCACTACGGGTCCGTCCCGTTCGACATGAACACCGCCCGGCACGGCTACCCCACGTCCGAGAACGCGTTCTGTCTGACGCCGAACGTGACGCGGGCCAAGTCCCGGGGCACCGTGCGGCTGCGCACTCGGGACTACCGGGACAAGCCGAAGGTCGACCCGCGCTACTTCACGCACGAGCACGATGTGCGCGTGATGACGTACGGCCTCCGTCTCGCCCGGCAGATCGCGGCGCAGCCGGCCCTGAGCGGGTGGGCCGGGGCCGAGCTGGCACCCGGTCCGGACGTCCGGACCGATGACGAGCTGCTCGACTACATCCACAAGACCCACAACACCGTCTACCACCCGTCCTGCACCGTGAAGATGGGCGCGGACGACGACACCTCGGCCCCGCTGGACGCGCGGCTGCGGGTCAAGGGGGTCGAGGGGCTGCGGGTGGCGGACGGGTCGGTCATGCCGGATCTCGTCACCGTCAATCCGTGCATCACGACGATGATGATCGGCGAGAAGTGTGCGGATCTTTTGAAGGCCGACGCGTAG
- a CDS encoding nitrate- and nitrite sensing domain-containing protein, whose product MRFRGKSIRRKIVALLLVPLVALTGVWTFATVLTGREASDLFRVADIVEEVGFPTEDTIRVLQQERRQTLVYLADPRASEARTALERSRSATDEAVDEFREHARDPDLRDEMGEATSLRLTAILDALDGLPSLRATVEDGTVTVPQALGHYNNLVDPCFTLLSNLPALDDVEMDKQGRALVNVGRARELLSREDALLSSVLVADRITQEEIRDFSDLVAQRTLMYDISLPQLPSSERDRFQRYWRNANTAPLRSVEQAVIASDPGRPSGVTAKSWDTAVEPVLSDLRDLSVEAGDRYQDRVRPLATNVILKAAVAGVLGLFAVLFSLFMSVRIGRVLIRDLRRLRQEAHETAGVRLPSVMRRLAAGEQVDVETEVPRLEYDRNEIGEVSQALNTLQRAAVEAAVKQSELRSGISEVFVNLARRSQVLLHKQLTLLDTMERRTEDTDELADLFRLDHLTTRMRRHAEGLVILSGAAPSRQWRKPIQLMDVVRAAVAEVEDYERIEVRRLPRVAVTGPAVADLTHLVAELLENATVFSPPHTAVQVLGERVANGFTLEIHDRGLGMSAEALLDANLKLAETPDFELSDTDRLGLFVVSRLAQRQKVRVSLQPSPYGGTTAVVFIPDALLTDDVPDTNGIGFRLDRAHPTREAELEEERNAALSQVPVRLPGLSAAILDGPVELEAPVELEPLDGFPGALDDEDGERGGLFRPRRSLTGVADEQQQARDGEGQQAPLTDPDPTVGPVPLPQRRTPHLVSSHGRSVTGPRSRHPDDEPPQGRAGGTEGLADTRPLTTLRGDRAEPPAHPGTDRNGPGPLPGAHRAGALPPGGHEGPALPQRRRTSQSGGADPTTSQYGVGEPTPRTDTTTDQAESVPSPLPRRVRQANLAPQLKDGPERRAERERSRPERRPEPTERDADEVRSRMASLQRGWQRGREENAEGDDAQDVSAPRGTIEGDGR is encoded by the coding sequence ATGCGCTTTCGCGGGAAATCGATCCGCCGGAAGATCGTGGCGCTGCTGCTCGTGCCCCTGGTGGCTCTGACCGGTGTCTGGACGTTCGCCACGGTGCTGACGGGCCGTGAGGCGAGCGATCTCTTCAGGGTGGCGGACATCGTCGAGGAGGTCGGCTTCCCCACCGAGGACACCATCCGTGTGCTTCAGCAGGAACGCCGCCAGACCCTCGTCTACCTCGCCGACCCGAGGGCCTCCGAGGCGCGCACGGCGCTCGAACGCAGCCGGTCCGCCACCGACGAGGCCGTCGACGAATTCCGCGAACACGCTCGGGATCCCGACCTGCGGGACGAGATGGGCGAGGCCACCTCGCTGCGGCTCACGGCCATTCTCGACGCCCTCGACGGCCTGCCCTCCCTGCGCGCGACCGTCGAGGACGGCACCGTCACCGTCCCTCAGGCCCTCGGCCACTACAACAACCTCGTCGACCCCTGCTTCACCCTGCTGTCCAACCTCCCCGCCCTCGACGACGTGGAGATGGACAAGCAGGGCCGCGCCCTGGTCAACGTCGGCCGGGCCCGCGAACTCCTCTCCCGCGAGGACGCCCTGCTCAGCTCCGTACTCGTCGCGGACCGGATCACCCAGGAAGAGATCCGGGACTTCTCCGACCTCGTGGCCCAGCGCACCCTGATGTACGACATCAGCCTGCCGCAACTGCCCTCCTCCGAGCGCGACCGCTTCCAGCGCTACTGGAGGAACGCGAACACCGCGCCCCTGCGCTCGGTCGAACAGGCCGTCATCGCCTCCGATCCCGGCAGGCCCAGCGGCGTCACCGCCAAGAGCTGGGACACCGCCGTCGAGCCCGTCCTCTCCGACCTCCGCGACCTCAGCGTCGAGGCCGGCGACCGCTATCAGGACCGCGTCCGGCCTTTGGCCACCAACGTCATCCTCAAAGCCGCCGTCGCCGGCGTCCTCGGCCTCTTCGCCGTGCTCTTCTCGCTCTTCATGTCCGTCCGCATCGGCCGGGTCCTCATCCGCGACCTGCGCAGGCTCCGCCAGGAGGCCCACGAGACCGCGGGAGTGCGGCTGCCCAGCGTGATGCGCCGGCTCGCCGCGGGCGAACAGGTCGACGTGGAGACCGAAGTGCCGCGCCTGGAGTACGACAGGAACGAGATCGGCGAGGTCAGCCAGGCCCTCAACACCCTGCAGCGGGCCGCCGTCGAGGCCGCCGTCAAGCAGTCCGAACTCCGCAGCGGCATCTCCGAGGTCTTCGTCAACCTCGCCCGCCGCAGCCAGGTTCTGCTCCACAAGCAGCTCACCCTCCTCGACACCATGGAACGCCGGACCGAGGACACCGACGAACTCGCCGACCTGTTCCGCCTGGACCATCTGACGACCCGTATGCGCCGGCACGCCGAGGGCCTGGTCATCCTCTCCGGTGCCGCCCCGTCCCGGCAGTGGCGCAAGCCCATCCAGTTGATGGACGTCGTCCGCGCGGCCGTCGCCGAGGTCGAGGACTACGAGCGCATCGAGGTCCGCCGGCTGCCCCGGGTGGCCGTGACCGGCCCCGCGGTCGCCGACCTCACCCACCTCGTGGCCGAACTCCTGGAGAACGCCACGGTGTTCTCGCCCCCGCACACCGCCGTGCAGGTGCTGGGCGAGCGTGTCGCCAACGGCTTCACCCTGGAGATCCACGACCGCGGCCTCGGTATGTCGGCCGAGGCGCTCCTCGACGCCAACCTCAAGCTCGCCGAGACCCCCGACTTCGAGCTCTCCGACACCGACCGGCTCGGTCTCTTCGTGGTCAGCCGGCTCGCCCAGCGGCAGAAGGTCCGCGTCTCCCTCCAGCCGTCCCCGTACGGCGGCACCACGGCCGTGGTCTTCATCCCGGACGCCCTGCTCACCGACGACGTCCCCGACACCAACGGCATCGGCTTCCGCCTCGACCGCGCCCACCCCACCCGGGAAGCCGAGCTGGAGGAGGAGCGCAACGCGGCCCTCTCCCAGGTACCCGTACGGCTTCCGGGGCTCTCCGCCGCCATCCTGGACGGCCCGGTGGAACTGGAGGCGCCGGTCGAGCTGGAGCCCCTGGACGGCTTCCCGGGCGCCCTCGACGACGAGGACGGCGAGCGGGGCGGACTGTTCCGGCCCCGCCGCTCCCTCACCGGCGTCGCAGACGAGCAGCAGCAGGCGCGCGACGGCGAAGGGCAGCAGGCTCCCCTCACCGATCCCGACCCGACGGTCGGGCCCGTACCGCTGCCGCAGCGCCGGACCCCGCATCTGGTCAGCTCGCACGGCCGTTCGGTGACCGGGCCCAGGTCGAGGCACCCCGACGACGAGCCCCCACAGGGCCGTGCGGGAGGGACGGAGGGGCTCGCCGACACACGGCCGCTCACCACCCTCCGCGGCGACCGTGCCGAACCCCCGGCCCACCCCGGAACCGACCGCAACGGACCCGGCCCCCTCCCCGGCGCCCACCGCGCCGGAGCCCTGCCGCCGGGCGGCCACGAGGGTCCCGCCCTGCCCCAACGCCGTCGCACGAGCCAGTCCGGCGGCGCGGACCCGACGACCTCGCAGTACGGCGTGGGCGAGCCCACCCCGCGCACGGACACGACGACCGACCAGGCAGAATCAGTACCGAGCCCGCTGCCCCGTCGCGTCCGACAGGCCAACCTGGCACCGCAGTTGAAGGACGGCCCCGAACGGCGTGCCGAACGCGAGAGGTCCCGCCCCGAGCGGCGCCCGGAGCCCACCGAACGCGACGCCGACGAGGTACGCAGCCGTATGGCCTCGCTCCAACGGGGTTGGCAGCGCGGCCGCGAGGAGAACGCCGAGGGCGACGACGCCCAGGACGTCTCAGCACCACGAGGAACGATTGAGGGGGACGGTCGATGA
- a CDS encoding aldehyde dehydrogenase family protein gives MPELFIGGAWRAALDERTREIRCPADGSLVAVVDEAGGKDTVEAIAAARRAFDEGPWPTTSPADRGDLLLRVADLLVRDKDALARAESLDTGKRLVESEYDIDDIANCFRYFGRAATAETGRVVDTGQAGVDSRVVYEPVGVCALITPWNYPLLQTAWKVAPALAAGNTFVLKPSELTPHTAIHLMRLLEEAGLPPGVANLVLGAGPEAGAPLSDHPDVDLVSFTGGLQTGRRLMANAAASVKKVALELGGKNPNIVFADADFDTAVDMALTAVFLHSGQVCSAGARLLVEDSLHDRFVDEVVRRAQEIRLGGPFDEQAQTGPLISAAHRSKVEEYVAKGIAEGAVLRCGGDRPSGDAYDKGFYYLPTVLDECTSTMSVIQDESFGPVLTVERFSTEDEAIRLANDTIYGLAGAVWTTDEARAQRVAARLRIGTVWINDYHPYVPQAEWGGFKQSGFGRELGPSGLAEYREAKHIWRNTDPSPQGWFA, from the coding sequence ATGCCCGAACTTTTCATCGGCGGAGCGTGGCGAGCCGCGCTCGATGAGCGGACCCGTGAGATCCGCTGTCCCGCCGACGGCAGCCTGGTCGCGGTCGTCGACGAGGCCGGCGGCAAGGACACCGTGGAGGCGATCGCGGCCGCACGTCGCGCCTTCGACGAGGGCCCCTGGCCCACCACCTCGCCCGCGGACCGCGGTGACCTGTTGCTTCGGGTCGCCGACCTCCTCGTACGCGACAAGGACGCGCTCGCGCGCGCCGAGTCCCTCGACACCGGCAAGCGGCTGGTGGAGAGCGAGTACGACATCGACGACATCGCGAACTGCTTCCGCTATTTCGGGCGGGCGGCCACCGCCGAGACGGGCCGGGTCGTCGACACGGGCCAGGCGGGCGTCGACAGCCGGGTCGTGTACGAGCCGGTCGGGGTGTGCGCGCTGATCACTCCGTGGAACTACCCGCTCCTCCAGACGGCCTGGAAGGTCGCCCCGGCGCTCGCGGCGGGCAACACCTTCGTGCTGAAGCCGAGCGAGCTGACCCCGCACACCGCGATCCACCTCATGCGCCTCCTGGAGGAGGCGGGGCTGCCTCCGGGCGTGGCCAACCTGGTCCTCGGCGCCGGCCCCGAGGCGGGCGCCCCGCTCTCCGATCACCCGGACGTGGACCTGGTCTCCTTCACCGGTGGTCTCCAGACCGGTCGGCGGCTGATGGCCAACGCCGCCGCGAGCGTGAAGAAGGTCGCCCTGGAGCTCGGCGGCAAGAACCCGAACATCGTCTTCGCCGACGCCGACTTCGACACGGCCGTCGACATGGCGCTGACCGCGGTGTTCCTGCACTCGGGTCAGGTGTGCTCGGCGGGCGCCCGCCTGCTGGTGGAGGACTCGCTGCACGACCGGTTCGTCGACGAGGTCGTCCGCCGGGCGCAGGAGATCCGGCTCGGCGGCCCGTTCGACGAGCAGGCGCAGACCGGGCCGCTGATCTCGGCGGCACACCGGTCGAAGGTCGAGGAGTACGTCGCCAAGGGCATCGCCGAGGGCGCGGTACTGCGCTGCGGCGGCGACCGGCCGAGTGGCGACGCGTACGACAAGGGCTTCTACTATCTGCCGACCGTCCTGGACGAGTGCACGAGCACGATGTCCGTGATCCAGGACGAGTCGTTCGGGCCGGTGCTGACGGTGGAACGGTTCAGCACCGAGGACGAGGCGATACGGCTGGCCAACGACACCATCTACGGTCTGGCCGGCGCCGTATGGACGACGGACGAGGCCAGGGCGCAGCGGGTCGCGGCCCGGCTGCGGATCGGCACGGTGTGGATCAACGACTACCACCCGTATGTGCCGCAGGCCGAGTGGGGCGGTTTCAAGCAGTCCGGCTTCGGCCGCGAACTCGGGCCCTCAGGGCTCGCCGAGTACCGCGAGGCGAAGCACATCTGGCGGAACACGGACCCCTCACCTCAGGGTTGGTTCGCCTGA
- a CDS encoding APC family permease — protein MTTIEQPPGPKSTSDDAELTEFGYKPELKRTLGNFHTFAAGISYISILTGTFQLFYFGYGSGGPAYWWSWPMVFIGQFMVALCFAELAARYPVAGSVYNWSKKIGNPHLGWLAGWMMLIASIVSIAAVALAYQLTLPQISDVFQIVGDGTGTYDVATNAVILAAVLILFTTLVNAFGVKLMARINTAGVFIELIATVVLIVLFAVHITRGPQVVLETNGTGEGYGNGYLGAFLVASLASAYVMYGFDTAASLGEESLDPTRNAPRAIIRAIVASFLLGGLILLLALMSVSSLKGEQLSTDGLQYVVLNVLGPTAGKAMLWCVLIAVTVCALAVHTAAVRLAFAMARDNNLPASSKLAKCHPRFQTPVLPTVIIGVLALAILVVNIRQPQIFTVVTSIGIIMIYLAYLGVTVPMLVARLRGKWQPAGDGRFSLGRWGLLVNILAVLWGGGMTLNLIWPRAAVYNAAAPFHWYLQWGAVLFVGIIAGGGFAYYWFIQRHKTGVLAEHRVAVEAQATPPAPPAAPVASPAAD, from the coding sequence ATGACGACAATCGAGCAACCCCCCGGACCAAAGAGCACGTCCGACGATGCGGAACTCACCGAGTTCGGCTACAAGCCCGAACTCAAGCGCACTCTCGGCAACTTCCACACCTTCGCCGCCGGGATCAGCTACATCTCGATCCTGACCGGCACCTTCCAGCTGTTCTACTTCGGCTACGGCAGCGGCGGCCCCGCCTACTGGTGGTCGTGGCCCATGGTGTTCATCGGCCAGTTCATGGTCGCGCTCTGCTTCGCGGAGCTGGCGGCCCGCTATCCGGTCGCGGGCTCCGTCTACAACTGGTCGAAGAAGATAGGCAACCCGCACCTGGGCTGGCTCGCCGGCTGGATGATGCTGATCGCCTCGATCGTGTCGATCGCTGCGGTCGCACTGGCCTACCAGCTGACGCTGCCCCAGATCTCCGACGTGTTCCAGATCGTCGGGGACGGCACGGGTACGTATGACGTGGCGACCAACGCGGTCATCCTGGCCGCGGTGCTGATCCTGTTCACGACCCTGGTGAACGCTTTCGGCGTCAAGCTGATGGCCCGGATCAACACGGCGGGCGTGTTCATCGAGCTGATCGCCACCGTCGTACTGATCGTGCTGTTCGCCGTGCACATCACGCGTGGCCCGCAGGTGGTGCTGGAGACGAACGGCACCGGAGAGGGCTACGGCAACGGGTACCTGGGCGCGTTCCTCGTGGCCTCGCTGGCGTCCGCGTACGTCATGTACGGCTTCGACACGGCCGCCTCGCTCGGTGAGGAGTCGCTGGACCCGACCCGGAACGCGCCGCGCGCGATCATCCGGGCGATCGTCGCCTCGTTCCTCCTCGGCGGCCTGATCCTGCTGCTGGCGCTGATGAGCGTCTCCAGTCTGAAGGGTGAGCAGCTGTCCACCGACGGGCTGCAGTACGTCGTGCTCAACGTGCTCGGTCCGACGGCCGGCAAGGCGATGCTGTGGTGCGTGCTGATCGCGGTCACCGTCTGCGCCCTGGCCGTCCACACCGCCGCGGTCCGGCTGGCGTTCGCGATGGCCCGGGACAACAACCTGCCCGCGTCCTCGAAGCTGGCCAAGTGCCACCCGCGCTTCCAGACGCCGGTGCTGCCGACCGTGATCATCGGTGTCCTGGCGCTGGCGATCCTCGTGGTCAACATCCGCCAGCCGCAGATCTTCACCGTGGTGACCAGCATCGGCATCATCATGATCTACCTGGCCTACCTGGGCGTCACCGTGCCGATGCTGGTGGCGCGGCTGCGAGGCAAGTGGCAGCCCGCCGGGGACGGCCGGTTCTCACTGGGCCGCTGGGGCCTCCTCGTGAACATCCTCGCCGTGCTGTGGGGCGGGGGCATGACCCTCAACCTGATCTGGCCGCGGGCCGCGGTCTACAACGCGGCCGCCCCGTTCCACTGGTATCTGCAGTGGGGTGCCGTCCTCTTCGTCGGGATCATCGCTGGCGGCGGCTTCGCCTACTACTGGTTCATCCAGCGGCACAAGACAGGCGTGCTCGCCGAGCACCGCGTGGCCGTCGAAGCCCAGGCCACACCGCCCGCGCCGCCCGCCGCGCCCGTCGCCTCCCCGGCGGCCGACTGA
- a CDS encoding DUF742 domain-containing protein, producing MSRDGQGRSHWFDDEAGPVVRPYAMTRGRTNHAIQHRLDLIAVVVTEPHVDDPGEDHSLSPEHIRIVELCRDTPQSVAELAADLDLPVGVVRVLVGDLVDEELVHVTRPVPPAELVDESILRDVINGLRAL from the coding sequence ATGAGCCGAGACGGTCAGGGAAGAAGCCACTGGTTCGATGACGAGGCCGGACCAGTGGTGCGTCCGTACGCGATGACACGCGGCCGGACCAATCACGCGATCCAGCACCGCCTCGACCTGATCGCCGTGGTCGTCACGGAACCGCACGTCGACGACCCGGGGGAGGACCACTCCCTCTCCCCTGAGCACATCCGTATCGTCGAGCTCTGCCGTGACACCCCGCAGTCGGTGGCCGAACTGGCCGCCGACCTGGATCTGCCCGTCGGAGTGGTCCGCGTCCTCGTCGGAGACCTCGTGGACGAGGAACTCGTCCACGTGACACGTCCCGTACCGCCCGCCGAGCTGGTGGACGAGAGTATTCTGCGCGACGTGATCAACGGCCTCCGGGCGCTCTGA